The following coding sequences lie in one Oryza brachyantha chromosome 10, ObraRS2, whole genome shotgun sequence genomic window:
- the LOC102713667 gene encoding acyl transferase 15-like — protein MSIVVSKSPSEVVRPSEPVTTGTRKINLSSFDKPLAIAPMVVLQVFEHPIQNPVETIRRALSQALVDYYPIAGRLAVDDDDVHIDCTGEGVTFVAASANCTIKELMRDIDEQTPDPATAVLRKLVVDYPAMGFAHGDPVVLMQVTAFSCGGFVVGVTWNHGVADGFGIAQFLQAVGEVARGLPAPTIIPARWDEATQAVSPSSLMSAKHIIPGVIHPLSLTLHNITIPSRLINSIRGSSCTVFEAVAAALWQCRTRVVMSDPEAPTMLFMVVNSRKYMGVRDGYYGNCTTVHMAMAKSSEVANSNIVNVVRIIRRAKEQIAEKMKKGEMLPGVIGELSENMNMVARYESALVLTSWRNIGFEDVDFGGGGTTRVMTVYQPTVLWPMCVVCLPCKWESGASVLSSCVTDHHADAFLREIATL, from the coding sequence ATGAGCATTGTGGTGAGCAAGTCGCCGTCGGAGGTCGTCCGGCCATCGGAGCCGGTGACGACGGGCACGCGCAAGATTAATCTCTCATCTTTCGACAAGCCTCTTGCCATCGCACCGATGGTAGTGTTGCAGGTGTTCGAGCATCCAATCCAGAACCCCGTGGAGACCATAAGGAGGGCCCTCTCTCAAGCACTGGTTGACTACTACCCTATCGCTGGTCGTCTCGCCGTGGACGATGACGATGTCCACATCGACTGCACCGGAGAAGGCGTGACCTTCGTCGCCGCGTCCGCCAACTGCACCATCAAGGAGCTCATGCGTGACATCGATGAACAGACTCCTGATCCTGCAACGGCGGTTCTACGGAAGCTCGTCGTCGACTACCCAGCCATGGGCTTCGCCCACGGTGACCCCGTTGTGTTGATGCAGGTCACCGCCTTCTCATGTGGTGGCTTCGTCGTCGGGGTGACATGGAACCATGGCGTGGCTGACGGCTTTGGGATTGCACAGTTCCTACAAGCCGTCGGCGAGGTTGCCCGTGGACTGCCAGCTCCGACCATCATACCTGCCCGGTGGGACGAGGCAACACAGGCAGtatctccttcctccctcaTGTCCGCTAAGCACATTATCCCTGGCGTCATCCACCCACTGAGTCTTACCTTGCATAACATCACCATTCCATCGAGACTGATCAACAGCATCCGAGGTTCATCGTGCACCGTGTTCGAGGCAGTGGCTGCTGCACTATGGCAATGCCGCACACGCGTAGTCATGTCAGACCCGGAGGCACCCACCATGCTCTTCATGGTGGTGAATTCACGCAAGTACATGGGCGTGAGGGACGGGTACTACGGCAACTGTACCACCGTGCACATGGCCATGGCGAAGAGCAGCGAGGTGGCAAACAGCAACATCGTAAATGTGGTGAGGATTATAAGGCGTGCTAAGGAGCAGATAGCTGAGAAGATGAAGAAGGGAGAAATGCTACCAGGGGTCATTGGCGAGCTCAGCGAGAACATGAACATGGTGGCAAGATATGAGAGTGCACTGGTTTTAACGTCGTGGCGAAACATCGGCTTTGAGGACGTGGATTTTGGCGGTGGGGGGACAACGAGGGTTATGACGGTGTACCAGCCGACCGTGTTATGGCCGATGTGTGTGGTGTGTCTGCCATGCAAATGGGAGAGCGGGGCCAGTGTGCTGTCCAGCTGCGTCACGGATCATCACGCCGATGCCTTCCTACGAGAAATAGCCACGCTCTAA